A window of the Meiothermus sp. CFH 77666 genome harbors these coding sequences:
- a CDS encoding PIN domain-containing protein: MVLVLDSGILVAYYDRRDSWHNSAKTLLDEADLLILPTPIIPEVDYFLSRRMGWQAPLALLDDITSRVYQLAELSLDGYERVLEINQQYADLHLGFVDAAVIAIAEELGLGRIATTDRRHFGAVRAKIPLVLLP, translated from the coding sequence GTGGTTCTTGTCCTGGACAGCGGAATACTGGTAGCCTACTACGACCGCCGTGACTCCTGGCACAACTCGGCGAAAACCCTCCTCGATGAGGCGGATCTATTGATTTTACCCACGCCAATCATCCCAGAGGTGGATTATTTTCTAAGCCGTCGCATGGGATGGCAGGCACCTTTGGCGCTCCTAGACGACATCACCTCGAGGGTGTATCAGCTGGCCGAACTATCCCTGGATGGATACGAGCGGGTATTGGAGATCAACCAGCAGTATGCCGATCTCCACCTGGGGTTCGTAGATGCCGCTGTTATCGCTATTGCCGAAGAGCTGGGCCTGGGCCGTATTGCCACAACGGACCGACGGCATTTTGGAGCCGTAAGGGCTAAAATCCCACTGGTGCTTCTTCCATAA
- a CDS encoding CopG family transcriptional regulator produces MKRTTIYLDPELEIHLKLEARRQKKPMAEVIREALRKSLPPRPRSKYAGAFDSGHTDGAERFEEILGELGFGDEENS; encoded by the coding sequence ATGAAGCGAACCACGATCTACCTCGACCCTGAGCTGGAGATTCATCTCAAGCTCGAGGCCCGCCGACAAAAGAAGCCCATGGCCGAGGTTATCCGCGAGGCCCTCCGCAAAAGCCTTCCCCCCAGGCCCCGTTCTAAGTATGCAGGTGCTTTCGATAGCGGCCATACCGATGGGGCCGAGCGCTTCGAGGAAATCCTGGGTGAACTGGGTTTTGGCGATGAGGAGAACAGTTAA